The Actinomyces faecalis genome includes the window AGTCAAACTCAGGACCCTCCAGCTCTTCCATGGTGCCGGTCACCGTCTCGATACGGTGAGGCACCGGCGTCGGCACGCGATCGATCTTGGTGACGCCGGTGGTGTCGATCTCCACCAGGGCCGACGACTTGGGCCATGGAGCCTCGGAGAAGGAGAACGGCAACGGGCTGCCGGAGTAGACCAGCCGGGGACGCCGTCCTGTCGCTGAGCCGGCCGGGGCGTGCTGCGGCAGCCGGATCTCCTGGGGCCGGTGCAGGTGCCCGAGCGCGACGTAGTCAAGGCCGCCGCTGCACCGGGCGCGAGGAGACCCGCCCAGGGTCTCGAAGACCTCGGACGCCACGGAGTCCACCCCGCCGACGCGGATGTCCCGCTCGGAGTCCTCGCAGGCCTGGCCACCGACGACGAAGGCGTGAGCCATGACGAGTGCCGGTACGCGCGTGCTGCCTGCCTGGCGGCGTCGGCACAGGTCCTGTGCGACCAGGCGCAGTGCTCCGCCGACGACGGCCTCGTGGCTGCGGGCCAGTCGGCCGGGCCCCGCCGGTTGCCCGGGGGACTCCGGCTCCCCAGCCGCAGCGCTGTCAGGAGCGAGGACCTCACCCGTCCGCTCGCTCAGGAGCGGTGGCAGGACCCCTCTGGTGGCGTCAGGGTCCAGGTAGGGCAAGGCGTAGACGAGTAACCCGGCGCCGCCGTCCGGGTCAGGGACGATCACCGGCTGGTCGACCTCTGCGACCTGGGCCCGTACGGCCAGGGACGGACGGAAGAGCGCGGAGCCGAAGCCGAGACGCTGCGCCGAGTCGTGGTTACCTGGAGTGAGCACCACCTGGGTGCGGTCTGTCAGGCGGCGCAGGGTGTCGTTCAGCAGACGGACGGAGTCGGTCGGTGGGATCGCCCGGTCGTAGACGTCCCCGGAGATGACGACGGCGTCCACGCCCTCAGCCTCGACGAGATCGACGAGGTGGTCGGCAAAGGCGGCGTGGGCGTCATCAAGGACGCGTCCGTGGAAGGTGCGTCCGAGGTGCCAGTCCGAGGTGTGCAGGATCCGCATGGAGGCACCTTCTCACAGGGGCGTGACACAATCTTGTACGCCTGGCTCCCGACCGGGGCCCAGGCGCGGAACCTACAGGTCACGGACCCGGTCGAGGTCACCGACCCGCTGCTCATGCCCGAGCAGGGGGCGCGGCCGGGCCACGGTGAGAGCGAGCCCCGGTTCGGGCTCGACGACTTCGGGGGCGTACTGGACGCCCTGGTGCAGGCACTGATCACGGCGGGCATGGATGAGACCCTCGCCTGGGCGGGGACCGTACGCCTGGTCGAGGTAGCCATGGTGGTTGCCTCGCGCCGGCACACCGCAGCAGCCATCGACCCACGCCTGGCTGACCTGGGAGTGCCACCGGCGTGTACCAGGGCCTGGATGACCCTGCTGGTCGGCTCCCGGACACGTACCACCAGCAGTGTCCTGGCGTTGGACGAGCACGCCCTGGGACAGCGGGCCGCCGAGGTGGTTCAGCTCCTGGAGCAGCCGGCCGAGGCAGCCTGACCCGAGGACGACGCGGGAGGAGGAGCTGGTGTGGAGGATCAGCTGTAGTGCCCCATGCAGGCGAGGATGATGATGGTGTCCTGACGGACCTGGTAGACGAGGCGGTTGGCCTTGTCAATGCGCCGGCTCCACAGGCCCGTCAGATTCCCTCGCAGCGGCTCGGGAGCGCCGGTGCCTTCGA containing:
- a CDS encoding exonuclease SbcCD subunit D; the protein is MRILHTSDWHLGRTFHGRVLDDAHAAFADHLVDLVEAEGVDAVVISGDVYDRAIPPTDSVRLLNDTLRRLTDRTQVVLTPGNHDSAQRLGFGSALFRPSLAVRAQVAEVDQPVIVPDPDGGAGLLVYALPYLDPDATRGVLPPLLSERTGEVLAPDSAAAGEPESPGQPAGPGRLARSHEAVVGGALRLVAQDLCRRRQAGSTRVPALVMAHAFVVGGQACEDSERDIRVGGVDSVASEVFETLGGSPRARCSGGLDYVALGHLHRPQEIRLPQHAPAGSATGRRPRLVYSGSPLPFSFSEAPWPKSSALVEIDTTGVTKIDRVPTPVPHRIETVTGTMEELEGPEFDYAVGAWVRAVVRGPLPLGAPARLRTRFGEVLVVTREVRDEEPRRSLSVTRAADPLEVARQFLQVEGEAEPSAKEQAVLAQAYEAVLAARRSA